Proteins encoded together in one Ictidomys tridecemlineatus isolate mIctTri1 chromosome 3, mIctTri1.hap1, whole genome shotgun sequence window:
- the Meltf gene encoding melanotransferrin isoform X1, translated as MWGWSVALWLLLALRTVLGQVEVRWCTTSDPEQQKCSDMSKAFQEAGIQPSLLCIQGISADHCVQLITAQEADAITLDGGAIYEAGKEYGLKPVVGEVYDQEVGTSYYAVAVVRRNFSVTINTLKGVKSCHTGINRTVGWNVPVGYLVESGRLSVMGCDVLKAVSDYFGGSCVPGAGETRYSESLCRLCRGDTSGEGVCDKSPLERYYDYSGAFRCVAEKAGDVAFVKHSTVLENTDGKTLPSWGQTLLSKDFELLCRDGSRADVTEWRRCHLARVPAHAVVVRADMDGGLIFRLLNEGQRLFSHEGSSFQMFSSEAYGQKNLLFKDSTTELVPIATQTYEAWLGREYLHAMKGLLCDPNRMPHYLRWCVLSTPEIQKCGDMAVAFSRQRLKPEIQCVSAQSPQHCMEQIQAGNIDAVTLRGEDIYTSGKVYGLVPAAGELYSEADRSSSYFVVAVVRRDSSYAFTLDELRGKRSCHSGFGSPAGWDVPVGALMQRGFIRPQHCDILTAVSEFFNASCVPVNNPKNYPSSLCALCVGDEQGRNKCVGNSQERYYGDSGAFRCLVENAGDVAFVKHTTVFDNTNGHNSEPWAAALKWQEYELLCPNGARAEANQYEACNLAQIPSHAVMVRPDTNIFTVYGLLDKAQDLFGDDHNTNGFKMFDSSKYHGQDLLFKDATIRAVPVGEKTSYLDWLGADYVAALEGMLSQQCSGTAAAQPPGPQLPLLLPLFTGLLLHAL; from the exons ATGTGGGGCTGGAGCGTGGCTCTGTGGCTCTTGCTGGCTCTGCGCACTG TGCTTGGCCAAGTCGAGGTCCGATGGTGCACCACGTCAGACCCAGAGCAGCAGAAGTGCAGCGACATGAGCAAGGCCTTCCAGGAAGCAGGCATCCAGCCCTCCCTCCTCTGCATCCAGGGCATCTCTGCtgaccactgtgtccagctcatCACG GCCCAGGAGGCTGACGCCATCACTCTGGATGGAGGAGCCATCTATGAAGCGGGGAAGGAGTACGGCCTGAAGCCTGTGGTCGGCGAAGTGTATGATCAAG AGGTTGGGACCTCCTATTATGCTGTGGCTGTAGTCAGGAGGAACTTCAGTGTGACCATAAACACCCTGAAAGGAGTGAAGTCCTGCCACACGGGCATCAACCGGACAGTGGGCTGGAATGTGCCTGTGGGCTACCTGGTGGAGAGCGGCCGCCTCTCAGTGATGGGCTGCGACGTGCTCAAAG CCGTCAGTGACTATTTTGGGGGCAGCTGCGTCCCAGGAGCAGGAGAAACCAGATATTCGGAATCTCTCTGTCGCCTCTGCCGGGGTGACACCTCTGGGGAGGGTGTGTGTGACAAGAGCCCCCTGGAGAGATACTATGACTACAGCGGAGCCTTCCG GTGTGTGGCAGAAAAGGCAGGGGACGTGGCCTTCGTGAAGCACAGCACTGTGCTGGAGAACACCGATG GGAAAACTCTGCCCTCCTGGGGCCAGACGCTGCTGTCGAAGGACTTTGAGCTGCTATGCAGAGACGGCAGCCGAGCCGATGTCACTGAATGGAGGCGATGCCACCTGGCTCGGGTGCCTGCACACGCTGTGGTTGTCCGGGCTGACATGGACGGGGGCCTCATCTTCAGGTTGCTCAATGAAGGCCAG CGTCTGTTCAGCCATGAGGGCAGCAGCTTCCAGATGTTCAGCTCTGAGGCCTATGGTCAGAAGAACTTGCTGTTCAAGGACTCTACCACGGAGCTCGTGCCCATCGCCACGCAGACCTATGAGGCATGGCTGGGCCGCGAGTACCTGCATGCCATGAAGGGTCTGCTCTGTGATCCCAACC GGATGCCCCACTACCTGCGCTGGTGCGTGCTCTCCACACCCGAGATCCAGAAGTGCGGTGACATGGCGGTGGCCTTCAGCCGGCAGAGGCTCAAGCCTGAGATCCAGTGTGTGTCGGCCCAGTCCCCCCAGCACTGCATGGAGCAGATCCAG GCTGGAAACATTGATGCTGTGACCTTGAGGGGCGAGGACATTTACACATCAGGGAAGGTGTATGGCCTGGTCCCGGCGGCTGGGGAACTCTACTCTG AGGCAGACAGGAGCAGTTCATACTTCGTGGTGGCTGTGGTGAGGCGGGACAGCTCCTACGCCTTCACCTTGGACGAGCTGCGTGGCAAGCGCTCCTGCCACTCAGGCTTCGGCAGCCCAGCAGGCTGGGACGTGCCAGTGGGCGCCCTCATGCAGAGAGGCTTCATCAGGCCCCAGCACTGTGACATCCTTACAG cGGTGAGTGAGTTCTTCAATGCCAGCTGCGTGCCTGTGAACAACCCCAAGAACTATCCTTCCTCTCTGTGTGCCCTCTGTGTGGGGGACGAGCAGGGCCGCAACAAGTGTGTGGGCAACAGCCAGGAGCGGTACTACGGCGACAGTGGCGCCTTCAG ATGCCTGGTGGAGAATGCAGGGGACGTTGCCTTCGTTAAGCACACGACTGTCTTTGACAACACAAACG GCCATAATTCCGAGCCCTGGGCCGCTGCACTGAAGTGGCAGGAGTATGAGCTGCTGTGCCCCAACGGGGCCCGGGCTGAGGCCAACCAGTATGAAGCCTGCAACTTGGCGCAGATACCATCCCATGCTGTCATGGTGCGGCCAGACACCAACATCTTCACTGTGTACGGACTGCTGGACAAGGCCCAG GACCTGTTTGGAGACGACCACAACACAAACGGGTTCAAAATGTTTGACTCCTCCAAATACCATGGCCAAGACCTGCTTTTCAAGGATGCTACAATCCGGGCAGTGCCTGTAGGGGAAAAAACCTCATACCTTGACTGGCTGGGGGCTGACTACGTGGCAGCTCTGGAAGGGATGCTGTCTCAGCAGTGCTCTGGCACAG CGGCTGCCCAGCCCCCAGGTCCCCAGCTGCCACTGCTGCTGCCGCTCTTTACTGGCCTCCTCCTGCACGCCCTCTGA
- the Meltf gene encoding melanotransferrin isoform X2 translates to MWGWSVALWLLLALRTVLGQVEVRWCTTSDPEQQKCSDMSKAFQEAGIQPSLLCIQGISADHCVQLITAQEADAITLDGGAIYEAGKEYGLKPVVGEVYDQEVGTSYYAVAVVRRNFSVTINTLKGVKSCHTGINRTVGWNVPVGYLVESGRLSVMGCDVLKAVSDYFGGSCVPGAGETRYSESLCRLCRGDTSGEGVCDKSPLERYYDYSGAFRCVAEKAGDVAFVKHSTVLENTDGKTLPSWGQTLLSKDFELLCRDGSRADVTEWRRCHLARVPAHAVVVRADMDGGLIFRLLNEGQRLFSHEGSSFQMFSSEAYGQKNLLFKDSTTELVPIATQTYEAWLGREYLHAMKGLLCDPNRMPHYLRWCVLSTPEIQKCGDMAVAFSRQRLKPEIQCVSAQSPQHCMEQIQAGNIDAVTLRGEDIYTSGKVYGLVPAAGELYSEADRSSSYFVVAVVRRDSSYAFTLDELRGKRSCHSGFGSPAGWDVPVGALMQRGFIRPQHCDILTAVSEFFNASCVPVNNPKNYPSSLCALCVGDEQGRNKCVGNSQERYYGDSGAFRCLVENAGDVAFVKHTTVFDNTNGHNSEPWAAALKWQEYELLCPNGARAEANQYEACNLAQIPSHAVMVRPDTNIFTVYGLLDKAQALITHTL, encoded by the exons ATGTGGGGCTGGAGCGTGGCTCTGTGGCTCTTGCTGGCTCTGCGCACTG TGCTTGGCCAAGTCGAGGTCCGATGGTGCACCACGTCAGACCCAGAGCAGCAGAAGTGCAGCGACATGAGCAAGGCCTTCCAGGAAGCAGGCATCCAGCCCTCCCTCCTCTGCATCCAGGGCATCTCTGCtgaccactgtgtccagctcatCACG GCCCAGGAGGCTGACGCCATCACTCTGGATGGAGGAGCCATCTATGAAGCGGGGAAGGAGTACGGCCTGAAGCCTGTGGTCGGCGAAGTGTATGATCAAG AGGTTGGGACCTCCTATTATGCTGTGGCTGTAGTCAGGAGGAACTTCAGTGTGACCATAAACACCCTGAAAGGAGTGAAGTCCTGCCACACGGGCATCAACCGGACAGTGGGCTGGAATGTGCCTGTGGGCTACCTGGTGGAGAGCGGCCGCCTCTCAGTGATGGGCTGCGACGTGCTCAAAG CCGTCAGTGACTATTTTGGGGGCAGCTGCGTCCCAGGAGCAGGAGAAACCAGATATTCGGAATCTCTCTGTCGCCTCTGCCGGGGTGACACCTCTGGGGAGGGTGTGTGTGACAAGAGCCCCCTGGAGAGATACTATGACTACAGCGGAGCCTTCCG GTGTGTGGCAGAAAAGGCAGGGGACGTGGCCTTCGTGAAGCACAGCACTGTGCTGGAGAACACCGATG GGAAAACTCTGCCCTCCTGGGGCCAGACGCTGCTGTCGAAGGACTTTGAGCTGCTATGCAGAGACGGCAGCCGAGCCGATGTCACTGAATGGAGGCGATGCCACCTGGCTCGGGTGCCTGCACACGCTGTGGTTGTCCGGGCTGACATGGACGGGGGCCTCATCTTCAGGTTGCTCAATGAAGGCCAG CGTCTGTTCAGCCATGAGGGCAGCAGCTTCCAGATGTTCAGCTCTGAGGCCTATGGTCAGAAGAACTTGCTGTTCAAGGACTCTACCACGGAGCTCGTGCCCATCGCCACGCAGACCTATGAGGCATGGCTGGGCCGCGAGTACCTGCATGCCATGAAGGGTCTGCTCTGTGATCCCAACC GGATGCCCCACTACCTGCGCTGGTGCGTGCTCTCCACACCCGAGATCCAGAAGTGCGGTGACATGGCGGTGGCCTTCAGCCGGCAGAGGCTCAAGCCTGAGATCCAGTGTGTGTCGGCCCAGTCCCCCCAGCACTGCATGGAGCAGATCCAG GCTGGAAACATTGATGCTGTGACCTTGAGGGGCGAGGACATTTACACATCAGGGAAGGTGTATGGCCTGGTCCCGGCGGCTGGGGAACTCTACTCTG AGGCAGACAGGAGCAGTTCATACTTCGTGGTGGCTGTGGTGAGGCGGGACAGCTCCTACGCCTTCACCTTGGACGAGCTGCGTGGCAAGCGCTCCTGCCACTCAGGCTTCGGCAGCCCAGCAGGCTGGGACGTGCCAGTGGGCGCCCTCATGCAGAGAGGCTTCATCAGGCCCCAGCACTGTGACATCCTTACAG cGGTGAGTGAGTTCTTCAATGCCAGCTGCGTGCCTGTGAACAACCCCAAGAACTATCCTTCCTCTCTGTGTGCCCTCTGTGTGGGGGACGAGCAGGGCCGCAACAAGTGTGTGGGCAACAGCCAGGAGCGGTACTACGGCGACAGTGGCGCCTTCAG ATGCCTGGTGGAGAATGCAGGGGACGTTGCCTTCGTTAAGCACACGACTGTCTTTGACAACACAAACG GCCATAATTCCGAGCCCTGGGCCGCTGCACTGAAGTGGCAGGAGTATGAGCTGCTGTGCCCCAACGGGGCCCGGGCTGAGGCCAACCAGTATGAAGCCTGCAACTTGGCGCAGATACCATCCCATGCTGTCATGGTGCGGCCAGACACCAACATCTTCACTGTGTACGGACTGCTGGACAAGGCCCAG GCTCTTATAACCCACACCCTTTGA